TATATATACTCAGCATGCACATCGTTCTGTAAATGAAAAAACAATATTCCAATGTCTTACATTGAATATAAACAATCGGGATAGCATAGTATTGTACAAATCGAATAgcataattgtaaaataatgtCTTGGCTGTTATATTAAAAGAATGATAACCTATAAGttataaatacaaaaccaaaaattataaacaaataaatattgaacAGAAATCGGTGTCGGGTATATATTGGTAAATTAATAGAAACAGTGAAAATCAGTAAATCACAGATTATTCTTCTCATCTATCGTTCAATGTATTACCACTCCTATTAAGGATGAAATTACTTCATGATTACTTACACAAACATATGATAATGTTCGAGTTTAAATCTGATTACATAAGTAGAAATTTAGGTGAAGATATGAAGAAGGGTGCATGGGGGTTCCCCCACAGCCACCTAGAAAAGTTATGATTGTATTTCAATCATTGCCCACGAGCGCAACCGAACAACACATCAATCTCTTTCCCttcaattcatttttattttatccctATCGTTTTTACTTTGCTCGATATATAAGTTTATGTAATTACAAATTTCTCATGCTTTGAATCATATCGTCCCACTACTTTTTGGAAACTAGTCATTGCTCACAATGTTTGACTATTTCCCTTCTATTCTTTTTGTCTTTACCTTTCTCCATTTAAGGCTTAGCTAAAATGATTATGCTAAATGAATAGTTAAATTGAAATGATAATGgctcatttttttaattactccaaaagttttattatatattattttaaaaggaacaatttgtatataatatctattaaatatatctaaaaataatattcactTAAATTATTTTATCGATGGATTTCTAACTAAACACATCacaatccaaattttatttttgcgAATAAtacatacttttatttaaagattttgcatataaatataaatatagattttttttgaatgttgttCTCCGACATGAAACCATTAACTCATTCTTTATAGACAAAACATAATTATGTGATtaacagaaaaagaaacataatcaTGCAGAGGAAAAACCTAAGTAAATGGAAGAGGAGGCTAATCAAAGCCCCATGAAGCAAATGCTATTAAGTAAAAGAAAACTACTTTTAACTAACAAAAGTTAAGTGTATGTGTGTGGTTAATGGCAAACATTAGTAAGACAAATTCTAGATTGTTTatgaaaagtaataattattaaattgtgGCTTGTAATTGACTGTAGTAAAAAAAAGGACTTTACAATatcgtatatataaaaaaacgacaagtattattatataattgataAGAAATATNNNNNNNNNNNNNNNNNNNNNNNNNNNNNNNNNNNNNNNNNNNNNNNNNNNNNNNNNNNNNNNNNNNNNNNNNNNNNNNNNNNNNNNNNNNNNNNNNNNNNNNNNNNNNNNNNNNNNNNNNNNNNNNNNNNNNNNNNNNNNNNNNNNNNNNNNNNNNNNNNNNNNNNNNNNNNNNNNNNNNNNNNNNNNNNNNNNNNNNNNNNNNNNNNNNNNNNNNNNNNNNNNNNNNNNNNNNNNNNNNNNNNNNNNNNNNNNNNNNNNNNNNNNNNNNNNNNNNNNNNNNNNNNNNNNNNNNNNNNNNNNNNNNNNNNNNNNNNNNNNNNNNNNNNNNNNNNNNNNNNNNNNNNNNNNNNNNNNNNNNNNNNNNNNNNNNNNNNNNNNNNNNNNNNNNNNNNNNNNNNNNNNNNNNNNNNNNNNNNNNNNNNNNNNNNNNNNNNNNNNNNNNNNNNNNNNNNNNNNNNNNNNNNNNNNNNNNNNNNNNNNNNNaaaaaaaaaaaaaaaaaaaaaaaagaagaggagagaaagaagagaagagaagagtgttgagttgttgttgcttgttgttGGACCCTCCTCTTAAGTTTTCGCATGGGGTTAACATTATAGCAAAACTCCCCTTTTACTTTCGGCTCTGGTCCCTTTCCAGATTTCATTcttgttatatattattatcataatTAGTTTCTATCCACCGATTTTATATGCATTATTATTTGCGTTATTTGTCATTGTTATATTTATGTAAGCATTTATTTTctagaaataattaaaaaccaatTGGGCTGAGATGTGTTTGCGATTGTTACTGATCATGGATGTTAATGGGTCACTAAAGTATTCAAATATTCATCATATTTCCTTTTAATCTTTAagcaaattttgtttgtttcaatgttGCCTGATGTTGCTGacaaaataatacatttaaaacGCTAATTACACAAACAGAATGATGAAAACTACATCAAGAAAGATAAAATTAATGTCAAGCAAAATAGGAGTATTAACCAAACGAAAATATAAAGATCTAAATTAATCATTTTGGGTTGGTCTTTATATAGTGATGGATTTTAAATTCTTACACGAATACGACccttgagacttgagagaatGTGTCCCAACTTAAGCAACAAGAGACGTGTTGTGTTTGTATATACTACATATAATAAGatcaataaaaatgtattttcctaataatatagatatacatTAGCACGAGGTGCTTTGAATTTGGATTCTAGTAATCTTTTCGTATCAACAAGTGACTTTGGATTTTAGTAATCTTTATTTATGAACAAATGAAGCCAAGTTTTCAAAAGTTTAAAGaataattagtataaataaagaaaatggaCATACATAAACAAAATCCGATGTCGTCCAGCGGTTAGGATATCTGGCTTTCACCCaggagacccgggttcgattcccggcaTCGGAGCTTTTTTAAAAGACTTTATTTTTAACTTGAAAATCAATTTAGTGCTAGTTCGTACTTgtgatcttttcttttcttctttagttgTTCAGTCAtcactaattagtaattacataAGACTTCTAAATCCCTGTAAACGCCAATGGCGAAGAGATTAGAGATGTCATTACTCAATCTAAGAGCCTACTCAATTTAAATTTGTGGTTTGCAAataagaacaacctaagataaTCTCTCAAATGTAACAAAATCTTACCAAGCAGACTCAGTGGCATGTAATCagttttcaacattttttcacTAATCAAATTTATCATCCGTAAACATAGTTTTATCGGTAAACATATAACAAAGTTAGCAAACAAGTTCAACGGTAACAAACAGAAGTGAATCAAGTTTGATTCATAGGTAAACAAAAAGATTCTcaagttttaaagttttaaacatgCGGGGATCATCAGCGCGCATACTCACGCGACTCTGATCTCTCAGAACGCTTGTACTCGCGTTCATATCTATAGTCATCTTCCTCCATCTTGTCATAGCGATTGCTGTACCGGTCTGTGTCCCCCTGATCGTCTTCGTAGTAGCCACGGGTCTCTTTTGGCTCCCCACGTTTGTCTCGGTCGTACTCCGTATCTCTTTCACGGGATCGACCACCACCTTCATGCTCATATTCACCTGCTTCATAATCCCGGTCCCTCTTTCTACTGCGCTCTCGGTCATGATCCCTTGAAGAACGATTCCGTCCCCTGTCACGGTCACGGCGGTCTCTGTCTCCTCTATCACGGGTCCGGTCACGATCACGTCTGCTGTCTCTGCCTCCTTGGTCCCGGTCTCTGTGATGCTTATCCTCTCTCGGTCTGTCACGAGACCGCTCTCGAGGTTGTTCATGAGACAGCTCACGAGACCTTTCTCGTTCcctttcttttcccttttcccGAGATTTCTCACTAGAGACAAGGCCACAACATTATCAGCACAATAACAGTCAAAAGGCAATAGAGTTAAGTACGAATGACAATATCTTTACCGCTCCTCCCGTGGTTTTGATGGCTCCTCTGACTGGGAGATTCTTCCTTGCGGTTGTTGTTCCCCAACAACttcttcaccaccaccaactcTTGAGGTCCCAAGTCCACCACCAAGCCTGCGTGGACGCCAGTTTGGGACGGTTCTACCTCTCTCGACATCAACCAAAACTCTTCTACCGTCAATCTTTTGTCCATCAGCTTGTTTATATGCAGCTGTCAGAAGAGTACAAAACACGATGCAAATCAGTTAAAAAGAGCAAACATCTCAGGGAGACAAGAAAAAGGGGTTGAAAGAAAACAGATGCGAACAGACCTTTCATGTCACGGGTGTGCATGTACTCAATGAAAGCATATCCTTTGGGTTTATTGGTCAGCTGATCAGCTACCAAATGAACCTGAGAAGGTTTGGAAGAAGACTTTAACATTTCTAAAGATGTGAGAATAAATTAGTTTCCAGACAAAATGTTTCATATCAAAACAAACATGCAGCTCTATAAGGCAGGCAACCTTTATGTTGTGTCCAAATCCGAGAATGTCACCACCCACATCATGAATTGGCAGA
The Camelina sativa cultivar DH55 chromosome 6, Cs, whole genome shotgun sequence genome window above contains:
- the LOC104791286 gene encoding U1 small nuclear ribonucleoprotein 70 kDa, giving the protein MGDSGDPFMRNPNAAVQARPKTQNRASVLQLKLMGQSHPTGLTNNLLRLFEPRPPLEYKPPPEKRKCPPYTGMAQFVSKFANPGDPEYAPPKPEVELPSQKRERIHKLRLEKGVEKVAEDLKKYDPNNDPNATGDPYKTLFVSRLNYESSESKIKREFESYGPIKQVHLVADQLTNKPKGYAFIEYMHTRDMKAAYKQADGQKIDGRRVLVDVERGRTVPNWRPRRLGGGLGTSRVGGGEEVVGEQQPQGRISQSEEPSKPREEREKSREKGKERERERSRELSHEQPRERSRDRPREDKHHRDRDQGGRDSRRDRDRTRDRGDRDRRDRDRGRNRSSRDHDRERSRKRDRDYEAGEYEHEGGGRSRERDTEYDRDKRGEPKETRGYYEDDQGDTDRYSNRYDKMEEDDYRYEREYKRSERSESREYAR